GGCCGTACTGCGTGCACGTGGGTGAGCCGGAGGCGTTCGTCACCTTCACGATCGGTGGCAACTACCCCTTCGTGCTGAATCGGCACGTCTTCGACTCCCTGGCCTTCCACGCCCAGATCGCCCTGCACGTGCGGGTGATCCACGGACGCGACCCGCACCACATCACCGAGGCGCAGTTCAAGGCGGTCGCCAGGGCCTTGCGTGCCGCCGTCGAGCCGGACCCGAGGGTCACCGGAGTGCCGTCCACGAAGGGCACCCTCTGAGCAGGCGACGCGGCCTGGGTAGCCTCGCCCGACCAGGTGTGGACGGCGGCGTGGCCGCGCGACGAGAGGTGTCCGGTGGACGGTGACTGGGTGTGGCTGCTCCTGCTCGGGGTGACCGGCTTCCTGTTGGGCGGGGTGATCTCGCTCTGGAAGACCGCGAAGACCTTCGCGATCCTGCTGCTGGTCGCCGCCGCGCTCGCGGGCACCGCGACGGTCCTCTGGCTGATCTGACCGGCGCCCGTTCCGGCGGCAGGGTGCGGGGGAGCGGCTGATCGCGGACTCGGGCCGGCGCCGGGTGTGCGGGCGGACCGAGTCCGGGTCGTCCCGGTCGGCGTCCCGCCTGCGGGCCTTCGTGCCCCGGACGACGAGTAGGTCGTCTGACCTGGCCGTTCTCGCCGCTCTCGCCGAGCGGCGGGCCGCGGCGGACGCGGACACGGCGTCCGCGCCGAGGCCTGGCCCCGTGACCAGGGGGGCGTGCCCCCCGACGTCTCGGCCGCGCGACCGTTCAGCGGCCGCCCTCCGACGTCGGCTGTAGGCCGGTGGCGCCCGCCCCGAGGTCGGCGAGCTGATCATCGGTGTTGTGCAGTGAACAGGACCTCAGCGACAGGCAGCCGCAGCCGATGCAGGAGGCCAGTCGATCGCGTAGCCGCTGCATGCCGTCGATCCGGGCGTCCAGCTCCTCCTGCCAGGAGGCGGACAGCCGGGCCCAGTGCGCCTTGGTCGGGCTGGTGTCGGCGGGGAGCGTGGCCAGGGCGTCGGCGATCCGGTCCAGGCTCATGCCGACGCGCTGCGCGGCCCGGATGAACGCCAGCCGTCGTAGGACGGTGCGGGCGTAACGCCGCTGGTTGCCGCCGGTCCGCTCCGAGGAGATCAGCCCGCGCTGCTCGTAGAATCGCAGCGCGGTGTGGGGAACCCCGCTTCGCGTCGCGACCTCGCCGATGGTCAACTGATCGCGGAGTCGGGACATGAGCTAAGCATAGCCAAAGCTCTACCTACGTCGAAGTATCGAGACGATCACCGCGCGTCGCGGGTCCGCGCTCGCGCGGCGTGCCCGGCCTCGGTGGCGTTGGACGATCCCGGCGAGGCCTACGTCGCCGACGCGCCCCCGGGCTCGGTGACGGGCTCGGCCGTCGGCCTGGGGCGCCGGACTCGGCCGTCGGCCTCGGGCACCGGACTCGGGCGTCGGGGAGAGCGTCGAGTCGGAGTGCCGACTCGGAGTGCGGCGCCGGGTTCGCGCGCCGGGGGAGTGCGAAGACCGGGTGGACGGCCTCGGTAGCCTGGGTTTCGTGGCAGACGTCGTCGTGCTCGACTACGGGTCGGGAAACCTGCGGTCCGTGGAACGGGCCTTGCAACGGGCAGGCGCCACCGTGGAGGTGACCTCGGATCGGGACGCGGCCCTGGCCGCCGACGGTCTGGTGGTGCCCGGGGTCGGCGCGTTCGCGGCCTGCATGGCGGGACTGCGTGCCGTACGCGGCGACAAGATCATCGACGACCGGCTGGCGGGTGGCCGTCCGGTGCTCGGCATCTGCGTCGGGATGCAGGTGCTCTTCGAACGTGGCGTGGAGCACGGCGAGGAGTCGGCGGGCTGCGCCCAGTGGCCCGGCACGGTCGACCGGCTGGAGGCCGACGTCCTCCCGCACATGGGTTGGAACACCGTCCGGGCGCCCGCGCGGAGCAGGCTGTTCGCCGGCCTGGACGCCGACGCCCGCTTCTACTTCGTGCACTCCTACGCCGCGCGATCCTGGACGCTGGAGCCGACTCCGCCGTTCCTGCCGCCGCAGGTGACCTGGGCCGTGCACGGCAAGGAGTTCGTCGCGGCCGTGGAGAACGGCCCGCTGTGGGCCACGCAGTTCCACCCGGAGAAGTCCGGCGACGCGGGGGCCGCGCTGCTGTCCAACTGGCTGGAGACGCTGCGGTGAGCAGGCCCCGCCGGTACGGCATGGTGCGTCGCGGCGGCGGCACCCGGCTCGTCGCGGTGCTGATCATCATCGCGCTGGTGGGCGGCGCCGGGCAGTCGGTGCTCGTCGGCTTCGGGCTGTCCGGCTGGACGGCGTTGGCGCTGCTGGTGGCGGTGCTCGGCATCCCGGCCGTGGTGATCCTCCGCCGCGATCAGGGCGAGCGCTGAGGGCCGGGCCGCCCCGATCGTCGTGCCCGGTCGGGCACGGGCCGCCGCTCGGGCGCCGACTCGTCGTCGCGGGGGTCGTTCATCCGGGGCTCGGCTGTTGGCGTCGGTTTCGTCTGCGGTCTGGCGCGTCTGGTGCGGCCTGTCCTAGCCCAGACGCATGGCCTGGGGCTTCCCGCGCAAGCCGGGATGGGCCGATTGCCGCCGCTGGGACGCAGCGTCTCGGCGGGTGTGGCCTTAGGCGCGGCGTGAGCCGTGTGGCACCTGTCCACATACGGGAGTAACGGGTCCGCCGATGTCGTCGGAGATTCCGTTCACCTGTCTCCGGCGGCGGGGTGATACGCAGGGGGTGCTGTCGGGTGGACCTCTCCGTCAAGCCATCGCGCCCGCTCAGACGGTCTGCCCGATCGGAGCAGGTCGACGAGGAGACGGTGGAACGAATCGAGAGTGACACCCGAGCTGCGATGAAAGGCATGGCCGGCGCCCTGCCATTCCGGCGAGTCGGGATCGCCGTCGAGAATCCCGACTGCGGGCAGGTCCCCGCCGAAACGGGCACCGATGTAGTCGAGGTAACCCCGACCGTCGTGGACTCCTGCGTAGACGAGGTGATCCGGCCCGGACTCGCCGTCTTCGTCGACATAAGCCGGGCGCCCGAGATGCTCGATCTGGGCGTCGGAGACAGCCGGTGAGGCCAGCCGGTTCACCAGCAGCTCGACCTCGGCAGGATCGGCCACGACCGTGGTCTCCCAACGGTCGGGATCGATTGCGCTGGCGAGAACGGTTCGCAGACTCATCGTGGTGACCTCCTGCTCGGATACTGCCGGCGGGTCCTCACCAGGCCGAGGACGGTCCGAGCTGCGCAGGGCGCCGGCCCTGCTGGTGCGGCCGGTCACGGCATCCGCGACCAGGTCGATGGGCGGGGCGGGGAGCGCGGCCAGCCGATTCAGTCGAGGCGGGCCTCGCCTCACGTGGAGAGCGCCGCGCACCCGAGCGAGAAACGACGTCCTCCAGGCTGCCGGTCGGGTGTGCGAGTCGTCCATCGTGATGACGGCCGAGTGCTGCGCGACGCTGCGGTACGGTGACCGTGTGTATCCGGACAATCCCTCAGCGTTCGATCTCAAACGTATAACGAGCTTCTGAAACCCCAGTTCGCGAAGGGTCCGCCCCGCGCAGCGGGGGTGAGCCGTGCATGTCTGGTCACTCACCGTTGGAACTGGCGTCCGCCCCGCGCAGCGGGGGTGAGCCGCTGGACTGCACCGTCAGTCACCTGTCCACCTGTCCGCCCCGCGCAGCGGGAGTGAGCCGTGCTGTGTCACGCCGAGCGCGGTGGCGAGGGCGTCCGCCCCGCGCGAGCGGGGGTGAGCCCGGCGGCTCGGCCGGTGTGCCCCGATACAGTGCGTCCCGTGACTTTCACCCTGCTTCCCGCCGTCGACGTCGCAGCCGGTCAGGCAGTTCGCCTGGTCCAGGGCGAGGCGGGCACCGAGACCATGTACGGCTCGCCGCTGGAGGCGGCCCTCGCCTGGCAGCGCGACGGTGCCGAGTGGGTCCATCTGGTGGACCTCGACGCGGCGTTCGGCCGGGGCACGAATCGTGAGCTGCTCGCGGAGGTCGTCGGCGCGCTGGACGTGCAGGTCGAGCTCTCGGGCGGCATCCGCGACGACGAGTCGTTGCAGGCGGCCCTGGCCACCGGTTGCCGCCGCGTGAACCTGGGCACCGCCGCGTTGGAGGACCCGGCCTGGTGCGCGAAGGTCATCGCCGAACACGGTGACGCGGTCGCCGTCGGCCTGGACGTCCGCATCACCGAGCAGGGACACCGCCTCGCCGCGCGGGGCTGGACCAGCGACGGCGGCGACCTCTGGGAGGTCCTCACCCGGCTGGAGGCCGACGGCTGCGCCCGCTACGTCGTCACCGACGTCAGCAAGGACGGCACGCTGCGCGGCCCGAACATCGACCTTCTTCGCGACGTCTGCGCCCGGACCGACGCCCCGGTCATCGCCTCCGGCGGCGTGTCGAGCATCGCCGACCTGACCGCGTTGGCCGAGCTGGCCCCCGCGGGCCTGGAGGGCTCCATCGTCGGCAAGGCGCTGTACGCGGGCGCCTTCACCCTGCCCGACGCGCTGGCCGCCGTGCGCTGAGGCAAGCCTGACCGCCGTCGATGCCGCTCGGCGGCGGAAGACACCGCGCACTCTCACCGGCCGGGGCGGCCCGGCGACCGGGCTCGGCTCGGTCGTGTCAGGTCGTCCCGGTTCCGGCTCTCTCAGCTCCGGCTCATCTCGGTCGTGGTGCGGGTCGGAGTCCGGCCTCCTCGGGTGTCGTGAGCGGTGCCGCGCCGACTCGGCTCGGTGTGGCGGACGTGGTCGCCGGTGCGGGTCGGGCTTGTTCAGGGCCGCCCGCCGACGTCACCCGGCAGCCGCGGTCGGATTCGACGCGGCCTGGCGGAGGCCGGCTCCGGCTGCTCGACGCGGGCGGGCCGAGGTCCGAGTCGAGCAGCACTCGCCGGGGGCGGTCTCCGATCACCGAGTCCGAGCACGGCACTCGACAGAGGCTCTCGATCGGTGACCGCGAACACCGACTCCCCGAAGACCGCTCTGGATCGGCGCCGCCGTTCCCGCCCACGGCATCGACGGACGTTGTGACGAGAACCGGCTGACGCGCGGGCGAGGTCCCACGCCCTCACGGCGTCTCGTCCGCGTTCACCCGCTCGGAGACGGCGGGCGCCGAGTCGGAAGGCCGGTGCCATGTCGGGACGAGACGGCTCCGGACACCGCGCACTCCTGCCGTTCCGCCGCCGATGCTCCCGCCCGGCGCACCGGCACGGACGCCTCAGACAGGGGCTCGCCTGCGGCGGGCGGCGCGTTGGACGAGCCAGGAGACGAGATACCCGCCCGAGTTCGTCGCCAGGTGCACCAGCGCGGGCGCCAGGACGCCTCGGCCTCGGACACGCAGGGCGTGCAGGGCCAGCCCGACCACGAAGGTGCTCGACACCCCGGCCAGGACGGTCGGCAGCCTGCCGTGTCCCACCGCCGCCTCCACGGCCCGGTTGTCCCCCGCGAGGCGCAGGGCGGGCAGCACGTGCCAGAGGCCGAACATGCCCGCCGAGAGGATCATCGCCCGCGTCGGGTGCCCGGTGCGGGCGCCGGTCAGCGCGGGCAGGACGCCCCGGAAGGCGACCTCCTCCAGGAGGACGGTGCCCACGGGAATCCGGATCAGGACGTTCCACAGCAGCTCGCCGACGCCCGCATCGGCCGCGCGATCGTCCTCGAAGGCCCGACGCAGCGTCGGGACGGCCAGCGCGGCGAGTCCGACGGCGCTGATCGCCGCGGTGGCGGCACCGCCGACCCGCAGCCCGGCGGACACCGAATCCGGCCCCATACCGATGTCGTCCCGTGACAGCCCGCAACGCCTTGCGACGCAGAGCGCGGCTACTGTGGCCGACAGGCCTCCGACGGGGTAGGCCTTCGGGGGCAGGAGCACGTTGCCGCTCACGGTTCCCGCAGTGAGCAGCGCGGCCATGGCGGCCACCCCGGTCGCTTCGGGCCACCGGGTTCGTGCCAGGCCGGATCGTCGTCGAGGCATCCCGCCGCCATGGTGCCGCATGGCGGGTCGAGAAGGGAATCACCGAGTGTCGAGTTCGACCCCGTCGGAGCAGCCGAACTCGCCGGAGGACGGTGCGACGGAGGAGCCCGGCCCGGCTCGGTCGTCCGCCCCGGCGCCAGCCCCCGCCCAAGCCCCCGCCGAGGCCCGCGCCCAAGCCGCAGCCCGGCCTCCCATCCCCACACCAGCCCCCACCCCCGCACCACCCCCCGAACCGGCCCGCCCCGCCGGCTCCTCCGCGCCGTCCTCGAAGCCCGATCGCCGCCGCGACCGCTATGTCGACCTGTTGCGCGCGATGAGCCTGTTGGTGGTGGTCCTGTGGCATTGGGCGTTCACGATCCTGGTGTGGGGGCCCGACGGCCCGGAGGCCACCAGCCCGCTCGGCTTCACCTCGGGCCTGTGGATCGCCACGTGGCTGCTCCAGGTGTTGCCGGTGTTCTTCTACATCGGCGGCTATGTGCACATGGTCTCCTGGGAGCGGGCCAAGGCCAGGGGCACGACCCTGGCCGCGTTCGTCGGCTCCCGGCTGCGTCAGCTCGCCGTGCCCGGCGGCGCGCTGCTGCTCACCTGGGTGGTGTTGGGCGGCGTGCTGAGCACCATGTTCAACCTGCGCTGGATGGGGCAGGTGGTGCTGCTGGTGATCAGCCCGTTGTGGTTCCTGGCCGTGTATCTGGTGCTCATCGCCCTGCTGCCGTTCAGCCTGTGGCTGCATCGCCGCTTCGATCTGCTCGCGCTGATCTGGATGGGCGGCGCCGCGATGCTGGTGGACGTCCTGCGCTTCCGGTACGGACTGGAACTGCTGGGCTGGCTGAACATGCTGTTGGTGTGGGGGCTGGCCCATCAGGCGGGCTTCTTCTACCAGCGGCTGGCCAGGGTCGGGCGCCGGTTCGGTCCCGTGGTGCTGTGGGTGGGCCTGTTCGCGCTGGCCGGTCTGGTGTTCTCCGGTCTTTATCCGGGTTCCATGGTGGGGGTGCCGGGTGATCGGCTCTCCAACATGGCGCCGCCGACCTTCGTCATCGTCGCGTTGCTGGCCTTCCAGATGGGCGCCGTCGAGGTGTTGCGCCCCCGGATGCAGGTCCTGTTGCAGCGGGCGAGGTGGCAGCGCTTCAACGACGTGATCAACCGGTTCGCCCTGCCGTTGTTCCTGTTCCACACCACCGGGATGGCGCTGTCTCAGGTGGTGACGTGGCTGATCCAGGGCAGCCCGGTGAACGACACCACCGTGCCGGACGTCGGCTGGTGGCTGGAGCGGCCGATCGCGGTGATCGGTCCGCTGTTGTGCACGCTGCCGGTGATCGCGTTGTTCGGCCGTTACTGGATGCGACACCGCACGGAGAAGGCGACCTCACCGCCGCCGTAGGCTGGTCGGCATGTCCGTAGCACTCCGGGTGATCCCCTGCCTCGACGTGGATCGGGGCCGGGTGGTCAAGGGCGTCAACTTCACCGAT
This genomic stretch from Actinoalloteichus hoggarensis harbors:
- the soxR gene encoding redox-sensitive transcriptional activator SoxR gives rise to the protein MSRLRDQLTIGEVATRSGVPHTALRFYEQRGLISSERTGGNQRRYARTVLRRLAFIRAAQRVGMSLDRIADALATLPADTSPTKAHWARLSASWQEELDARIDGMQRLRDRLASCIGCGCLSLRSCSLHNTDDQLADLGAGATGLQPTSEGGR
- the hisH gene encoding imidazole glycerol phosphate synthase subunit HisH; this translates as MADVVVLDYGSGNLRSVERALQRAGATVEVTSDRDAALAADGLVVPGVGAFAACMAGLRAVRGDKIIDDRLAGGRPVLGICVGMQVLFERGVEHGEESAGCAQWPGTVDRLEADVLPHMGWNTVRAPARSRLFAGLDADARFYFVHSYAARSWTLEPTPPFLPPQVTWAVHGKEFVAAVENGPLWATQFHPEKSGDAGAALLSNWLETLR
- a CDS encoding Imm1 family immunity protein, translated to MSLRTVLASAIDPDRWETTVVADPAEVELLVNRLASPAVSDAQIEHLGRPAYVDEDGESGPDHLVYAGVHDGRGYLDYIGARFGGDLPAVGILDGDPDSPEWQGAGHAFHRSSGVTLDSFHRLLVDLLRSGRPSERARWLDGEVHPTAPPAYHPAAGDR
- the priA gene encoding bifunctional 1-(5-phosphoribosyl)-5-((5-phosphoribosylamino)methylideneamino)imidazole-4-carboxamide isomerase/phosphoribosylanthranilate isomerase PriA, which translates into the protein MTFTLLPAVDVAAGQAVRLVQGEAGTETMYGSPLEAALAWQRDGAEWVHLVDLDAAFGRGTNRELLAEVVGALDVQVELSGGIRDDESLQAALATGCRRVNLGTAALEDPAWCAKVIAEHGDAVAVGLDVRITEQGHRLAARGWTSDGGDLWEVLTRLEADGCARYVVTDVSKDGTLRGPNIDLLRDVCARTDAPVIASGGVSSIADLTALAELAPAGLEGSIVGKALYAGAFTLPDALAAVR
- a CDS encoding CPBP family intramembrane glutamic endopeptidase; translation: MPRRRSGLARTRWPEATGVAAMAALLTAGTVSGNVLLPPKAYPVGGLSATVAALCVARRCGLSRDDIGMGPDSVSAGLRVGGAATAAISAVGLAALAVPTLRRAFEDDRAADAGVGELLWNVLIRIPVGTVLLEEVAFRGVLPALTGARTGHPTRAMILSAGMFGLWHVLPALRLAGDNRAVEAAVGHGRLPTVLAGVSSTFVVGLALHALRVRGRGVLAPALVHLATNSGGYLVSWLVQRAARRRRAPV
- a CDS encoding acyltransferase family protein yields the protein MLRAMSLLVVVLWHWAFTILVWGPDGPEATSPLGFTSGLWIATWLLQVLPVFFYIGGYVHMVSWERAKARGTTLAAFVGSRLRQLAVPGGALLLTWVVLGGVLSTMFNLRWMGQVVLLVISPLWFLAVYLVLIALLPFSLWLHRRFDLLALIWMGGAAMLVDVLRFRYGLELLGWLNMLLVWGLAHQAGFFYQRLARVGRRFGPVVLWVGLFALAGLVFSGLYPGSMVGVPGDRLSNMAPPTFVIVALLAFQMGAVEVLRPRMQVLLQRARWQRFNDVINRFALPLFLFHTTGMALSQVVTWLIQGSPVNDTTVPDVGWWLERPIAVIGPLLCTLPVIALFGRYWMRHRTEKATSPPP